The following proteins are co-located in the Polystyrenella longa genome:
- a CDS encoding FliI/YscN family ATPase → MTAIEFKLESLSNHLDRIMSVGMTGSVLKTVGLTISVSGLSAPLGALCRIHRHNGKPLDAQVIGFHGEETFLLSLGKLDGIRRGNRVELVQSVPALRVGDKLLGRIVNGRGEFIDQQPSAFLPHIAQVQATPTSPLERPRIDEVLETGVRVIDGFLTCGKGQRLGIFAGSGVGKSTLMGQLARSSSADVNVVVLVGERGREVREFLERDLGPEGLKRSVVVVATSDEPAVLRLQSAFLGTAIAEYFRDQGKDVLLMMDSVTRFALAQREIGLAAGEPPATRGYPPSVFSLMPQLLERSGRTNKGSITGFYTVLVEGDDTNEPISDTVRGILDGHIVLSRKIAHEAHFPAIDVLESISRSMSDITTPDHRQHANNIRRLMAAYQQSEDLINIGAYQQGTNPVVDSAISLRGGLLKFLQQPPGERTSWADTQKQLKQLDTLPASGTTLPGGMRQGAPPKMK, encoded by the coding sequence ATGACCGCTATCGAGTTTAAACTGGAATCACTTTCGAATCATCTCGATCGCATCATGTCGGTGGGGATGACAGGGAGCGTATTGAAAACCGTTGGACTGACGATATCGGTTTCCGGTCTATCCGCACCTTTGGGGGCGCTCTGCCGAATCCATCGACATAATGGCAAGCCACTCGACGCGCAGGTCATCGGCTTTCATGGCGAAGAAACTTTCCTGCTTTCCCTGGGGAAGCTGGACGGAATTCGTCGTGGTAACCGGGTCGAGCTGGTCCAGTCGGTGCCAGCACTCCGAGTGGGAGACAAGCTCCTGGGAAGGATTGTTAACGGTCGAGGAGAATTTATCGACCAGCAACCTTCCGCCTTCCTGCCACACATTGCTCAGGTTCAGGCGACGCCGACGTCACCGTTAGAGCGGCCTCGAATTGATGAAGTTCTGGAGACGGGTGTCCGCGTTATCGATGGTTTCCTGACCTGCGGCAAAGGACAACGCCTCGGTATCTTTGCCGGCAGTGGTGTCGGAAAAAGTACGTTAATGGGACAACTGGCTCGGTCCAGTTCTGCTGATGTGAACGTCGTCGTGCTCGTCGGAGAACGAGGTCGTGAGGTTCGCGAATTCCTTGAACGAGACCTGGGACCGGAAGGACTAAAACGAAGTGTGGTCGTGGTTGCGACCAGTGATGAACCGGCCGTCCTTCGACTGCAGTCTGCCTTTCTGGGAACCGCGATTGCTGAATACTTCCGCGATCAGGGGAAAGACGTCCTGTTGATGATGGACAGCGTCACCCGCTTTGCCCTCGCCCAACGGGAAATCGGTCTGGCTGCGGGCGAGCCGCCTGCTACCCGAGGTTATCCCCCTTCGGTCTTTTCGTTGATGCCGCAACTGCTCGAACGCAGTGGCCGTACCAACAAAGGGAGCATCACCGGTTTTTACACTGTGCTGGTCGAAGGGGATGATACGAACGAACCCATCTCAGATACGGTTCGAGGTATTCTCGACGGACACATTGTGCTCTCGCGGAAAATCGCCCACGAAGCGCATTTCCCTGCCATTGATGTTCTGGAAAGTATCAGCCGGAGTATGTCCGACATCACCACTCCCGACCACCGGCAGCATGCGAACAACATTCGTCGGCTGATGGCTGCCTATCAACAGTCCGAAGACTTAATCAATATCGGTGCCTATCAGCAGGGAACGAATCCAGTAGTCGATTCGGCCATCAGTCTGCGGGGCGGGTTGCTCAAGTTCTTGCAGCAACCTCCGGGTGAAAGAACGAGTTGGGCAGATACTCAGAAACAGTTGAAACAGCTCGATACTTTGCCAGCGAGCGGAACAACGCTTCCGGGTGGGATGCGGCAAGGGGCACCCCCTAAAATGAAGTAA
- a CDS encoding FliH/SctL family protein: MAFQESDRVLKAGSFRNMGSKVAFNYHDLEKQGESYLADIKKQADKILDDAKQQADAIISKSQAEGLEKGLTEGRQNAQQEIEQKANQLSELTVQNRVSTVLPALDKVAQTLLQEKDNWLYTWEKIAIELAARIASKVVHRAIELDPELTTEMLRSTLELVAGSPEVTVYLSQDDYETLGDERDNIVKSLSSCGKVNVLMDENLGRGDSRVETQHGSVDAGLETQIERIANELISDN, from the coding sequence ATGGCGTTTCAAGAATCAGATCGAGTGTTGAAAGCGGGATCCTTTCGCAATATGGGATCGAAGGTCGCGTTCAACTATCACGATCTTGAGAAGCAGGGGGAGTCCTACCTGGCGGATATTAAGAAACAGGCCGACAAAATTCTGGACGATGCCAAGCAGCAAGCTGATGCCATCATCAGTAAGTCTCAAGCTGAAGGTCTGGAAAAAGGCTTAACGGAAGGTCGTCAGAACGCACAGCAGGAAATTGAGCAGAAGGCCAATCAACTTTCCGAACTGACGGTGCAGAACCGTGTTTCGACTGTCTTGCCTGCCCTCGATAAAGTCGCCCAGACATTGCTGCAGGAGAAGGATAACTGGCTTTACACCTGGGAGAAGATCGCCATTGAACTGGCGGCAAGAATTGCCAGCAAAGTCGTACATCGCGCGATTGAACTCGATCCGGAATTGACCACCGAGATGCTCCGTTCCACGCTCGAGCTCGTCGCTGGCTCCCCCGAGGTGACGGTTTATCTCAGCCAGGACGACTACGAAACTCTCGGTGACGAACGGGACAACATTGTGAAATCGTTATCCAGCTGCGGAAAAGTCAACGTGCTGATGGATGAAAATCTGGGCCGGGGCGACAGTCGTGTGGAAACACAACATGGCTCAGTGGACGCCGGGCTGGAGACACAAATCGAACGCATCGCCAATGAATTAATCTCGGACAATTAA
- the fliG gene encoding flagellar motor switch protein FliG has translation MDDIDKAAVLILSLDKPVAAEVLSLLPKHLVEAVTYRLAKMENISKEQQKTVFTEFYSMASESTQIGGGGMDFAGELLSQSLGDEHAAEILDNIKQSLSAVPFGFLHKAEAENLLAFISDEHPQTIALILSHLPAQLSAEVVSGLPSVKQMEVIRRVAHMEQTSPEVVSDIEASLESRMTSLLSRHSEKAGGVPMVAQILNVTDRTTNKMILEKLEEEDVDLAEEIKRLMFVFDDLMKLDSKAIQALLKEVDNAQWAMSLKGASDQIKDKVLGNLSQRAADLLREEMEFLGPVKLSDVEAMQQQIVDVVRRLEDAGEIEVSANEGDRMIT, from the coding sequence ATGGATGATATCGACAAAGCAGCTGTACTGATTCTGAGCCTGGATAAACCGGTCGCAGCGGAAGTTCTCAGCCTGCTGCCCAAACATCTGGTCGAGGCGGTGACGTATCGTCTGGCCAAAATGGAAAACATCTCCAAGGAACAGCAGAAGACAGTCTTCACTGAGTTCTACAGCATGGCGAGCGAAAGCACGCAAATCGGCGGCGGAGGAATGGACTTCGCCGGTGAACTGCTGTCCCAATCACTGGGCGACGAGCACGCGGCTGAGATCCTGGACAATATCAAACAATCTCTCAGCGCGGTTCCCTTTGGTTTTCTACATAAAGCTGAAGCAGAAAACCTGCTCGCATTTATCAGCGACGAACACCCCCAGACCATCGCGTTGATTCTTTCTCATCTGCCGGCTCAGTTATCTGCAGAGGTTGTTTCCGGATTGCCTTCAGTCAAGCAGATGGAAGTGATCCGCCGCGTCGCTCATATGGAGCAAACCAGCCCGGAAGTCGTATCGGATATCGAAGCGAGCTTGGAAAGTCGTATGACCTCGCTCCTGTCGAGGCACTCTGAAAAAGCGGGTGGCGTGCCGATGGTGGCGCAGATTTTGAACGTCACCGATCGTACTACAAACAAAATGATTCTGGAAAAACTCGAAGAGGAAGACGTCGATCTGGCCGAAGAGATTAAACGATTGATGTTCGTCTTCGACGATCTGATGAAACTCGACAGCAAAGCGATTCAAGCGTTGCTCAAAGAGGTCGACAATGCGCAATGGGCGATGTCACTCAAAGGGGCGTCGGATCAAATCAAAGACAAAGTGCTGGGCAACCTTTCCCAGCGAGCAGCAGATTTACTTCGCGAAGAAATGGAGTTCCTGGGGCCGGTCAAACTCAGCGACGTCGAAGCGATGCAGCAGCAGATCGTCGATGTAGTTCGTCGTCTCGAAGACGCTGGCGAGATCGAAGTCTCCGCCAACGAAGGGGATCGCATGATTACTTAA